AATGTATTACGCAATTTTCTCGATTTTTTATGCGCGAATTTTGCGATTTAGTTCTTCGTTTCCTAAAGCTggcaaaaatcaaatatattttgtggCTCAAGAACCCAGTTTCAGCCACCACCGACTAATCAGATTGCCGCTCTTCGCTTCTTCGATCCATCTTTCAATCTGCATGGCATCCGTTTCGCTCATCTGAATTCCGGAAGTGCCTTTTCCATTTAACTTCcttcgcactcacacacaagTGCATATGAGTACGGATACacatgtatgcatgtatgcaTATGGCGAGttgtacaatttttataaGGACTCCTTGGTGAAAAGTGCGGCAAATGGATGCGAAATGCGGAATCGGGCATGGATCGGTGGGTGGAGCGGGGTGTTGGTGGAAAAAGGGGGCGTGTCGATGCAGTGGCTCTTATTTGCATGCAACatggaatggaaatgaatgATGGCGAAGGTGGGCAAATGGGGACAGCAACAAGCTGCATGTGTGTAAATCCATTTATGCTCCAGCGCATTTATAGCCAATTTAAAAGCCCAAAGAGCTGCACTTTCCGAGACCGTCGGCGCATAGTGGTGGCCACTGGTGGCCACTGTTGGCTACTGGTATCTACTGGTGGCCACTGGTGGCCACTGGTGGGCGGATAATGATAGTTGGCCACTGGCCGTTTGGATATATCATTTACAGGGCGCTTCACTtggaaaaaaaggggggggaAGCAGGCAGTTGGCAGTGTTGATTTGTGGTAAATGACTTTCCACGACATCCATCCCCTCCAAAGCCCGCCTTGAGCTGCACACTTTGTGTCCTGGCAACATGTCCTGCTCCTGGTGCTGGTCCTCGGCATTCCATTTGCATTGCGGGCCATTTAATTGCGCAGTTGGCGCATGTTTTACGACCAATATGCATAACATGGCATCCACATTCGACATCCGAAAGTCGGTAGGATggcaataaaaaagaaaaaaaaaacgtgccGCATACTTTTCTGCGCAAGCAGCGTCGAATATCCTTGTTCCAAAGCCCATTAAAGCACCGATTCATTCGCAGAACTATGCAAAATTACGCTTATCGAGccccaagaaaaaaaaataaacgcaaaTGAAGATGGGATAAAGCCCACTAGTTGCTTGTTCTTCCCTTTATCAAACCTACACACACAATTCTTCCTTCACAAAAAATCAATGCTTCTtacaagaataaaaaaataataaaaccatATCCCACATTTTCTGAAAATTTTGCCAATGTGTAATTGCAAAAGTTGCCACTTTGGTTAACTAATTCGGTTTAGTTATGTTGcataaaatctaaatcaatCTAAAACCTTTTCttaaagaatatatttatatattatatttttcgTTTAGGATtctaaattaatattttaatataaaatattttcaatactCACTGGTTCAGGTTGCGCTCGTTGGAACCGGACTGACTCTGAACGTTCTCCGTGTGGCGCCGCTCCTTGTGGACGATGCCCATCAGCTTCATCCATGGATTGTTCTGGGAGCCATGGCCTCCCATGCCGCCACTCTGCCACATGGTCATCTTGGCGGCTGTTTCCCAAATCCGGTTCCGATCGAAGAAactgtggcagtggcagcagccGCTCTAGCTTTCCAACGAAACCGAAACGAAAATGGACGCGAatacggaaacggaaacgcaCTCGCGACTTGGAACTTCAGAtcagatatatatgtatatactatacaaatatatatagaggACAGATGCCACAGGGCAAGAGTTGAAACTGAGTTGTTTCTGGGTTCGGCAGCCGCATCAATAGGTTTTttatctttctttttttttcagtttgaACGCCTCACATTTGTCATAGCCGAGAGTTTGGTTTTGGTTGTTGGATGGAATTGAACTAAGAGTTTTTGGCTAATGCTTTCCAGTTTCTTTGGGCGGCTAATGTTGCTTCtcgcttttgctttgcttctCTCTTGCTTTCGCTTTGCTTTTTGGTCGTGTTGTGCTGCTTTTCTATTTGTGAGCAACGATTCCCTTTGAATTGCTGTTGGTTTCTTGGCCTATGTCTAAAATTAATAATCACAATGGGCGTAGAACTAATCCTTTATTTCGATATTTTTGGGTCTTCTGTTTGTTAACCAATTTTTAATGCTAATTATTGTTGGGTCTCTCTGCTTTGTTTGTCCTTTCTTGCTTTATTTGCAATTTCCGTATAGGTTCGTTAAATTTAGTATGCAAAAATTCCTcttcttgtatattttgtcTTCTAGCTAAATTTTGCTGGCCAAAGATTCTATCGAATGAAAATGTCCGATTATTGAtataatttatgatttttgatAGAAGGTCGCAGTAGGTCGACAATTGAATATCCGATActctttaatttaaatggaaGCTAGTCAGGTTATTTGATCAATTatgaaaaccgaaaaatgGTTTCATGTTAAAAACGGGATGGATATAAAATGGATTTGGAAGAAGCCTAATCGCTATAGCTTGTATCGTCATATTTCGGGTATTTCGCAATATCgtacaatttatttacaatgtaTCCGTAGGTATGTACAACATTTGTTCCAATTACGACATTTACTATTATTCTTTGCTTTTACGAttgctttttgtttgaaattttagttgtagttgttgctgaTATATAGTGCATAGGGCAGGAAGGCGATTAAACGACGATATGAAGAATTACGTGCACGGGCAGCTGGAAATATGATATAAATTGAAACCACAAATTAgatataattgaatatatttacaaaattaataGTATATAATGCTAAATCTCTCTTAAAGATTATTATGTATACGGTTGTGTTTCTATGTAGCCGAACCAAATTATACCTGTGCCCAGTAAATTGTTCATAATTTATACTGGCTGCATACAAAAGCCATCCCCATTACCATATCCTTCCCATTGAGGACCCAAgaagccaaaaacaaagctCTCCATTGCTTCAATTATGTCAACGACTAGGATCATCTTCAAATGGGAATCATCATTTGGCTTATGGGAATGTCTCAatatatttgcaattttcaatGTTCGAAAGGGGGGGAATTTCGGTGGGATGTCTAGTAATTTCCAGCGCCCCACTGTAAATCTGACAGCAGCAAGTGGCAGGAGTGCGAGGGGTTGTCCGATTCTGTCAGTCTGCTAAGTACTACCAAgcacccatacacacacacacactcacacttacACACTGCCACAATCTtgcatatacacacacacatacacacaaccACCATTTTGGGGACTCGAGCGTGTGCACATTTGCAATGCCATCAACGTCGCATCGAGCACATTAAGAAACCATTCCACCTCGGATCACACtcttcatcgtcatcgtcatcaccatcaccatcaccatcgtCCTCATCCACATGAACATCCTCGTCCTTATCCTCATCCACTTCCAGTGTCATCCAACAAACGATGTCTGGCTGTGCTGTTAGCAAACTCATTCCCGCCCAGCTGGACACCAGTTATAACCTCAGAATACATAATTATAAAATCGACAACCAAGAGCGCAAAAATCGAGTATCCCGCTGTGAGATACTCACTAAatggatttattattttaactgccaaaaataacaaataaaattatatagtatGTGACAGTTTTTTATGGTTTCAACCTTTTGCCAGAGATAATTGAATATgcatggaaaataaataaacaaaggcgaaaatgttaaaaactatcatattaaaatcaaagtttttgtagcgcaatttgattttcattttttttgtacaGGTGCCTAAAAGTACgaaacaatatattttaaacagaaaattgtatttaaactTCCTTGAATTCACACCTACAGCTGATAATTcaatatatatagaaaataaacaagaaaaaaagttttccattcatttctgAATgtgtctaaaagtatgcaacaatattattttttcacgTACGTTTCTCTTAATTTCTAATGACACTTtcatttaaaagaaatatacgTATTTAACCAGCTCCTTGGCTTACGAATCGCAAATTCCCTTAAAAATTTACTTGACAACAAGCACTTTGCAACTAAATTGCTAATTCGCAACTGTGATTCGGTTTGTAAGCAATTTGGCATTCAGAAATGCCTTTCACGCCCGAGAGGCAAAAGAAGCCAGTCAGGGTGGGCATCATGGGTTAAACAAAGGCAACTCTGACTGCAGCTTCCGGCTGAGCGGCAGTTTCATGTGCAGCTTGTGCGCCTGCAACACGAAGCATTTAACCGTTCGCCATTCACCGATTTTGTCAGATTGCAAAGTTTACTCGAGCGTGCGGCATTCAGGACTCAGAGCTTCAGCTCCAGGAGATGGAAAGGATGCAGCCAGATgcaggagatggagatgaaGGATGAGCTGCGGATTCTAAAGCCCTTGCCGGCGcttcttctcttttttatcGCTTTTGTTGCAGTTTGTCGCCTGTCGACTGTCGCCTGTAGCCTGTAGCCAACTTGCAACGCTTCAGCTCGACGATCTGTCAACgtcaacggtgcgtatgataaatttttattgtgcATCTGCCATGAGTCCCACCATAGCACGATTCCCCTCATCCGCCCGCCATTTGACGTTTCCCATTTTCCTCCTGCCTCTTTCCACTTTTCACTTTCCACTTGGCCACTGCACTTGCTGCCCTGCGACCAATTTAAACTAATTACGCTTCAGTCTctataaaatatgtattgtCATGCCAACCAAAAACTGGCCCCACAATCTGTATTATTTACACAAAAATGATATCGCATTATGAGCCCCAGCACCTGGCCGAAGTGGAGGATGGGTTTGGTCTAGAGGACACCAACTGGCGGCCAAAGGACGATATTAAACGGCATGTCCTGTGGCTGCCCAATACTCTTGTGGGGCAAGTGCAATAAATTACCAGCAAAGGGAATAAAAAATCGGCGAGCAGAATGAGTCAGTATAGGAAAAGCAGAAAGGAGAGTAGAAATGAggaaaaaatggcaaatggaaagGCATTTAATGCAGTTATCTATACACTTTTGAGAATGAATATACATTAGCTAACTCAAATATATACTTTTCGAATTGAATTgattaatatttcatttcgaAAAAAGTTAGTACGAAAATATAGAACAATTATATGATATAATAGGTATCTTTTGGTAAGGGCATTTGATCTTACTGAATGACTTTCCTAATGTGATTCGCCCCTTTAAAGCAGTTACCTGAACCCATTTCTACATAGCCAACAACGTTCCTGCACCTGCTATTAATTTGATAAGCCAGAGGTGGGTCTGCAATTAGCCAGGAAACCAGGAGGAGCTCGAACAGAATTTAAATAGGCTGATAATTAAGCGACGTTGTCTCCTTGACACCTGGGAGATTGGGGAGAAAATAAAAGCCCAGACCATCTCCAACccggtaaaaaaaaaggattcaaGACAAGGACTCGCATGGGAAAAACTTTGGCGgcaagtgaaaaaaaaaataaaaattcgcCGATGAAAGGAAGTGGATACTGTAAAAGTTGGCAAAGTTCAATCGCAAAGCGGATAAcgcttacctcaattaactcGATATAAACGGATTGTTTGACATTCATGTCAACTTTgcgaaacaaataaatataaaatatttcatctGCCTTTCTTGTTAACATTCGATACCatgattttaattgttttttttttgcatatattacaGCCCATTTATTAATGCCCATGCTTGATTAATCGAACTTTTTTATCGCACATAAATTAATAGCTCCTACTTAATCTAAACTCGCCCTGATTTTAAATTCATACTTTCAACCAACTATTTAATCCGATTTTCCATCGATACTCGCTCCGCTGACTTTCTGCATTAAGCTGTTGGAACTCCCCAAAGTCGCCGTGGCATCGGTGTCTTCTCACCTCGGCCGTAATCCGAATCCGGAATCCAGAATATGGAATTCCCATGGCCATCTACTCAACTACCCAGCCAACAAGCCCATCCTCGTCCTTGGAGAATCCGGCGTGTCACCCGACATTTCCCACCGGGGGATAGTTTCCTGCCACGCGCAACTTGACGGGGGATTTTCGGTAAACATTTTTGGCCAACGAGCTAAGCTCTccattgaatatttaattaggGAAATTATGGCGGGGCCAAAAAGGATTGCCAACAAAGTTGCCCGGGCAGCTGGCGAAAGAAACAACAAGGAAAACGACGCTCAGGTTGCCAGGACTCACTTGTGTTGGATCAATAGCGACTATGGCGTGGCATAGGTATCCAtgtccacttccacttccaccgGAGGACTGCACGGGTTAAGATGGTAGGCCACGGGTCAAATGCTCAGCTTAGTGCTGATGAAGATGCTAATTACCATAATGATGACGACGGTGCAAATTTCCCCAACAACAGCCGCCCAAGAAGAAGCTCTCAAAGAAGGAGAAGGCTCGCCTGGAGGCCGAGCAGGCCGAGCTCATGCGGATTGAAATGGAGAAGGAAAAGTAAGTGGCACAAATATGTTGAAAGAGATAAACTCTTTCCTATCAAAGCCATATTACACTGATTTCAAACTGCTCCTTTAATGAATACCAATCCATGTCGTTCACCCAATCCCCTGCAGACTCAAAAAGCTGGAGGAGGCGCGTCAGCGCAAGAAACTGGAGATGGAGCAGGCCAAGCACCGCCAGCAACAGGAGGTGGCGGAGAACCGCCAGAGGAGGTCCCAGCTCAAGGACAGCATGCTCTTCTTCGACGCCGTGCGAACGGCCATCGAAGCCATCAAGGATGGGGAGCGGCACGAGCGGGACTGGGAGAAGTTTATGCGGTGCAACGGACTACCGAATGCGGCCAGTCCCAGTGACTTGAGGAAGTACATCCACCAGTGGCACACGGACATAGCCAAGCGGCATCTGGAGTCCCGGAACTGGTTACTTCGCACCGATGAGCGCACACTGCTGACCCAGGATGCCCAGGTGCCGGATCTCACGAGGATTTCACTGCGCCAACAGCAGGGCAGATTGGGCGATGTCTACGCCCACAGGATAAAGGAGGTTTTGGGGGTAACACTGCCATTCAAGTAAGTTTCAACACAATTATAATGATGTCACATATCTTAGATCCTCAACGAGCTCGACGAAATGCTGCCGTTCAAGCAAAAATCCGCCCTTATTGCCGCCGATCTTGTGAAGCTCAAAACCGAAATGCGTGTGTTTCTCAAACAACATCTGGACGAGTTCACCTACAAGACCATGTCGCATATCGAGCGGGATATGGAGTGAGTTTCTCCTGATGATTAAACAAAATTCCATTTCCTTCTATTTGCaatcatttgaatttaaatcatCATCCTGCAGAATTGATAGACCTGGTGTATCAAAGCACATTTACAGCTCGGATGTATTTCAGAGTTTCGTTTGGACCTTTTCGAAGGATGCTCAAATGTAATCTATAAAGCTGagaataaataacaattatcTTGAAGTAGTTTATATTTCTCAGATCTCTTAACCCAAAAGCGCGAATTGGAGAACAGTCGTCTCACAACGAGATCGATTTTCCCACCATCGAAATGCAAATCTCACTTCCGCCCACGGTTCATTTGCAGAGTTCAGCTTTGCGGGGACTCTGGTTGAACTACGATCACTTTAGTGACTACTGCAGTAGTTACTGCTTAAAACATGCCCGATCAGCAAATGCCAGTAAgctatatttataatataagtCAACTTAATAATTGGTCATATGATTTCCAAATCATATTTGCATCACCATTATTGCcatatttaaatgcaaatcagcTGCAAATCTAGTTAAGTTAGATAGAAATATAGAATTTGAATTACAGAACTCCTTCACTATAAGTATATTGATATCATTTCATGTTCATTTTAATGATATATTATCCATATATCATGGATCCATATTTAAAAGCGATCTGATTTGCAGATATCCTGCGGCAAACGAAGCGGGAGTGGCGCAAGCGCAAGGAAATCCTGCAGGCGATGCTGGACGACTGTGGCCGGGAGATTCCACTCTCGGAGCTGGAACAGCTCACCCAGGACCAGCACTCGGCCAGTTCGCAGCCGCCGAGGGAACGCACCTACGACGTGGACAAACTGTATGCGGAGTACGAGGACGAGCTGAGCAAAGCGCATCGCAGGGCCATTGGACCGGAGGCCTACGGAATGCTGGAGACGGACGTTAATCTACGCAAGTACCGCATCATTGGCGGTGTCTACTGCATTGACTTTCTCGAAACTCCGCAGCAGGATAAGCAGCTAAATGCCAGATCCTTCATTCGCACCAGTTGAGCATTGCATTATTAAGAATAGAAGATATCACAGCTATTAGCATATAGCAAAAGAATTAAAGAAAGTCCCTTTACTATTCAGTTATCCTTTCCACCACTTGCAGTCACTTCGGCCAACAGCTTGGTGCACAAGGAGTACTACCAGACGTACAAGCCACCACCTCCCGTTTTGCCAGGAGTACGCCGATTGCCCGAGGAAATTGAAGCCGAGATGCGAATGATTGAAGCGGCATTGGACAAACTGGCCCTGGTTACCTTGCAGTGAGTATTAGTgtaagccaaaaaaaaaaaataaataaatacaattccaTCCGAATATAATCCCAAAGATTGCCGGACTCGGTGATTTGGTTCGAGCCACCTGTGGCCTGTCGCTGGGAAACCAATGTGGAGACACTGGAAATGGAGCTAGCCGATGGCATGAAGCCGGAGGTTCAGAAACCACACGGCGAGGGAGATGGCGAGGCAGACGGCACGGGTGCGGTGAGTGGAACGGCAGCTGCCActacagccacgcccaccgagGCCACACCCCTCTCAACCCACGCCCAGCCCAGCCCACTGAAGAGCTCACCCCGCTGTCCGGCCCGCATGCGTTCCCAGAAATCGGACATTGGAGGTGAATCCCGGCAGCAGGTGCTTCGTGAAATCAACGACTTTGATCTGCGTGCCATACCCAGCGATGTGGACTTGTACGGGCTGGTCAAGGACTTTGTGGTGCCACGTTTGCCTCAGGGATTCTGCGTTCGCCTGGAGCAATCGACGCCGGTCATGTCCACGGGCTTGAGGCAACGAAAGGTGATGTTTCTGGCTCGACAGGCGCACATACGATTGGGCCAGGGCAAGGATATGGCAGACGATCAACTGGAGATACCCAAGGAACTGCAAAGGCTGCAGCTCAACTCCAAACCGGGTTTGGGTGCTGAGTTTCTGGACACTGAGGAGCCGGCAGAGATGTTTCCACCACTGTGTTTCGATAAGCTCCTGAAGTTCCGGCAAATGGCACCACGCTCCCGGGGACCGGCCCACCTCCAGGGCTACCTATTTTCCCAGCTAATCGATGACATGGATCGATTGTGGCGTCTGCAGCTGCCCAGGGATCAACAGGAGGAGATCATTCAGCAGATATCCGAGCAGCTGTCGCCGACTGGTTCGCGAACGAGTGAGCCAGGTGATACAACTGATACTAACTGTTCGAAGTTCTGGACTAAGTCCATTGATTTCTGCAGGTGAGAAGGAGCCCCGGGAGACGGAAAACGATGGAGATTTGGCTGAGAATATGCAACCACTTAGCCAGGAGCTGGTGGATGTGCTGCAACCGGCCACAGCAGCCGCCGCCTTTGCCTACTACACGGGCATCTCCTTTGTCCGGGACTCACAGCTTCCGGCGGAACCGGAACCAGAGTCCTCAGCCAAACGCTCCAACAGCATGGACAGCAGCgaggacgacgatgacgatgtgGACAGCCTGGTGGAGCTGCTCGAAGGAGCCTCCACGGCGGCCAACACTCTGCACGACCTGCTGGGTCCGGCGACGAACAGCGACAACAGCGATAGCGAAAGGTAAATAggtacaatatatgtatatgtagaggGTATACAATATCCGTGAGGCTGACAGATTGATCGATCTGGGCGCTGTTCAATGATTGAGCGGGAAATTGAAATCCTTGGAGGCAGCACCTGCAGTGCGTACCTTATTTATacgatttaattttaatgtatAGCAAACAGAAGATGAGCAATGTGGCTGCCATCACGCAGGGCAAGTGGAGCACCCGCGATGTCCACGATACCAAGTTCAATGAGGACAAGCTATCCATACAGTTTCGAACAGGCAGATTGGGTAGGATATATAGTATGCTGACTTTAcaaatatcataataataagccACCCAAATAAACAGGTATTTTCGGATTTGCTTTGAATAAGTACAGCAATATGCCCTATCAAACTTGGGACCTGCGGCCAGATATGAAAAAGTAAGTCCATTTAGCGCAAAATAACTATCCTAAAACTAAAGTTCCTAAAATTCTCCAGTCCCGGCACCATCATCTTCAGTTTTACTGCCTCTCTCATAAGTCTCGACATGACGATAACTAAATCAGGCTATACGGTGAATAATTTCCAGGGTGGCAGTACGCAGGGCATCACCGATATGATTGGTAAAACACTATCACTATCGGAACTGAAGGCCACGCTGATTTTGTCCGCCGTGGATATTTTCCCGGACGAGGATGCCTTCTGCTACACGGAGGGATCCTGCGAGAAGAACTACGTGATGGAGATGCACTGCTATGCCTGTCTGTCCACCTTGGCCCAGTCGCACAACTTTAGTTGGTCACGTTGGAACCTTCTGGCCGGTTCCCGAACTGCTGTTCTGCTGGTCCGCGAGCTAATCGAGGGCAAGAAGGTGCCATACTACTCCACTCTATTGGTTACCCCACTAAAGACTTCGATAATCGATTGCACGGAAGTATCGGCCAGTTTCAATGCTGTGGGTATACCGG
The DNA window shown above is from Drosophila melanogaster chromosome X and carries:
- the CG15373 gene encoding uncharacterized protein, isoform D, with translation MLSLPPKKKLSKKEKARLEAEQAELMRIEMEKEKLKKLEEARQRKKLEMEQAKHRQQQEVAENRQRRSQLKDSMLFFDAVRTAIEAIKDGERHERDWEKFMRCNGLPNAASPSDLRKYIHQWHTDIAKRHLESRNWLLRTDERTLLTQDAQVPDLTRISLRQQQGRLGDVYAHRIKEVLGILNELDEMLPFKQKSALIAADLVKLKTEMRVFLKQHLDEFTYKTMSHIERDMESLNPKARIGEQSSHNEIDFPTIEMQISLPPTVHLQSSALRGLWLNYDHFSDYCSSYCLKHARSANANILRQTKREWRKRKEILQAMLDDCGREIPLSELEQLTQDQHSASSQPPRERTYDVDKLYAEYEDELSKAHRRAIGPEAYGMLETDVNLRKYRIIGGVYCIDFLETPQQDKQLNARSFIRTITSANSLVHKEYYQTYKPPPPVLPGVRRLPEEIEAEMRMIEAALDKLALVTLQLPDSVIWFEPPVACRWETNVETLEMELADGMKPEVQKPHGEGDGEADGTGAVSGTAAATTATPTEATPLSTHAQPSPLKSSPRCPARMRSQKSDIGGESRQQVLREINDFDLRAIPSDVDLYGLVKDFVVPRLPQGFCVRLEQSTPVMSTGLRQRKVMFLARQAHIRLGQGKDMADDQLEIPKELQRLQLNSKPGLGAEFLDTEEPAEMFPPLCFDKLLKFRQMAPRSRGPAHLQGYLFSQLIDDMDRLWRLQLPRDQQEEIIQQISEQLSPTGSRTSEPGEKEPRETENDGDLAENMQPLSQELVDVLQPATAAAAFAYYTGISFVRDSQLPAEPEPESSAKRSNSMDSSEDDDDDVDSLVELLEGASTAANTLHDLLGPATNSDNSDSESKQKMSNVAAITQGKWSTRDVHDTKFNEDKLSIQFRTGRLGIFGFALNKYSNMPYQTWDLRPDMKNPGTIIFSFTASLISLDMTITKSGYTVNNFQGGSTQGITDMIGKTLSLSELKATLILSAVDIFPDEDAFCYTEGSCEKNYVMEMHCYACLSTLAQSHNFSWSRWNLLAGSRTAVLLVRELIEGKKVPYYSTLLVTPLKTSIIDCTEVSASFNAVGIPGMEYYADLYQLSQAHAQPGSLEKQRTMNPVLRDNVAKILMAIRPLSLC
- the CG15373 gene encoding uncharacterized protein, isoform E; the encoded protein is MLSLPPKKKLSKKEKARLEAEQAELMRIEMEKEKLKKLEEARQRKKLEMEQAKHRQQQEVAENRQRRSQLKDSMLFFDAVRTAIEAIKDGERHERDWEKFMRCNGLPNAASPSDLRKYIHQWHTDIAKRHLESRNWLLRTDERTLLTQDAQVPDLTRISLRQQQGRLGDVYAHRIKEVLGILNELDEMLPFKQKSALIAADLVKLKTEMRVFLKQHLDEFTYKTMSHIERDMEIDRPGVSKHIYSSDVFQSFVWTFSKDAQISLNPKARIGEQSSHNEIDFPTIEMQISLPPTVHLQSSALRGLWLNYDHFSDYCSSYCLKHARSANANILRQTKREWRKRKEILQAMLDDCGREIPLSELEQLTQDQHSASSQPPRERTYDVDKLYAEYEDELSKAHRRAIGPEAYGMLETDVNLRKYRIIGGVYCIDFLETPQQDKQLNARSFIRTITSANSLVHKEYYQTYKPPPPVLPGVRRLPEEIEAEMRMIEAALDKLALVTLQLPDSVIWFEPPVACRWETNVETLEMELADGMKPEVQKPHGEGDGEADGTGAVSGTAAATTATPTEATPLSTHAQPSPLKSSPRCPARMRSQKSDIGGESRQQVLREINDFDLRAIPSDVDLYGLVKDFVVPRLPQGFCVRLEQSTPVMSTGLRQRKVMFLARQAHIRLGQGKDMADDQLEIPKELQRLQLNSKPGLGAEFLDTEEPAEMFPPLCFDKLLKFRQMAPRSRGPAHLQGYLFSQLIDDMDRLWRLQLPRDQQEEIIQQISEQLSPTGSRTSEPGEKEPRETENDGDLAENMQPLSQELVDVLQPATAAAAFAYYTGISFVRDSQLPAEPEPESSAKRSNSMDSSEDDDDDVDSLVELLEGASTAANTLHDLLGPATNSDNSDSESKQKMSNVAAITQGKWSTRDVHDTKFNEDKLSIQFRTGRLGIFGFALNKYSNMPYQTWDLRPDMKNPGTIIFSFTASLISLDMTITKSGYTVNNFQGGSTQGITDMIGKTLSLSELKATLILSAVDIFPDEDAFCYTEGSCEKNYVMEMHCYACLSTLAQSHNFSWSRWNLLAGSRTAVLLVRELIEGKKVPYYSTLLVTPLKTSIIDCTEVSASFNAVGIPGMEYYADLYQLSQAHAQPGSLEKQRTMNPVLRDNVAKILMAIRPLSLC